In Deinococcus ficus, a single genomic region encodes these proteins:
- a CDS encoding ATP-binding protein, which yields MTTARRQESEDLTGVQDNGVGFNHRLREKAVELFGRHKTGTPEGSGVELATVRQVCGFTGGRTRCDYGPIFWLSGGRLPR from the coding sequence ATGACCACAGCACGCCGGCAAGAGAGCGAGGACCTGACCGGCGTGCAGGACAACGGGGTGGGGTTCAACCACCGCCTGCGGGAGAAGGCGGTCGAGTTGTTCGGGCGGCACAAGACCGGGACGCCTGAAGGGTCAGGGGTGGAACTGGCGACGGTACGGCAGGTGTGTGGCTTTACGGGTGGCCGGACGAGGTGTGACTACGGCCCGATCTTCTGGCTGTCGGGTGGCCGGCTCCCGAGGTGA